One part of the Streptomyces lienomycini genome encodes these proteins:
- a CDS encoding Mut7-C RNAse domain-containing protein — translation MNGPEIHVEFAPGLRLFVPRARPTGTARTATDGVSTLGHLVESLGVPLTEVGTLLVDGREVETGYVPTGGESVTVRAVGHPQRVPGAPLRFLLDVHLGTLARRLRLLGVDTAYESTDLGDPALAALSAAEKRVMLSRDRGLLRRRELWAGAYVYSTAPEEQLHDVLDRFRPALHPWTRCTACNGLLKEATKDEVADRLEDGTQRSYDVFAQCTACGRAYWRGAHHEQLQAIVERAVSRSTHGG, via the coding sequence GTGAACGGTCCCGAGATCCACGTCGAGTTCGCCCCCGGGCTGCGCCTGTTCGTCCCCCGCGCCCGCCCCACCGGCACGGCCCGCACCGCCACCGACGGCGTCTCCACACTCGGTCACCTCGTCGAGTCCCTCGGCGTCCCGCTGACCGAGGTCGGCACACTCCTCGTGGACGGCCGCGAGGTGGAGACCGGCTACGTGCCCACGGGCGGCGAGTCGGTGACCGTACGGGCCGTAGGGCACCCCCAGCGGGTCCCGGGCGCCCCGCTGCGCTTCCTCCTCGACGTGCACCTGGGCACCCTGGCCCGCCGACTGCGGCTGCTCGGCGTGGACACGGCCTACGAGTCGACGGACCTCGGCGACCCGGCGCTCGCCGCGCTGTCGGCGGCGGAGAAGCGGGTCATGCTCAGCCGCGACCGGGGGCTGCTGCGCCGACGTGAACTGTGGGCCGGGGCGTACGTCTACAGCACGGCCCCCGAGGAACAACTGCACGACGTCCTGGACCGGTTCCGGCCCGCACTGCACCCGTGGACCCGGTGCACCGCCTGCAACGGCCTGCTGAAGGAGGCCACCAAGGACGAGGTGGCGGACCGGCTCGAGGACGGGACGCAGCGGTCGTACGACGTCTTCGCCCAGTGCACCGCGTGCGGACGCGCGTACTGGCGGGGCGCGCACCACGAACAGCTCCAGGCCATCGTGGAGCGCGCGGTGAGCAGGAGTACTCACGGCGGTTGA
- a CDS encoding MFS transporter, with protein MTTILAPPVRIGKAAVGSLGLLALSTGALESVVSPTIPLLERELDMSQSEGALLSIVLLITGALITPLAGKFGDRYGGKRVLIRLMAVVAVGGTVSSLAPNLPVLLLGQVLQGAMVGALPLSFIVVRKNLPAGASKVAIGVVSGLFVGGGMVGMLSAGPVAEQLSRHWMFALPTIAVVGATLLVNRLMPSDPPGAPDGGGIDWPGLLLLSGMLVTLMLVLALAPEAGSHPLVLGALVVLLAALVAGWVSVERRAAAPMIDLRMLARPAIWKACVLTFVICLGTSMAVYLVPQLLDERGDGYGFGASATEIGFFLLPGAVAATLAGPLGGLGDRRFGSRAVVVTGAVMMAVSLVVLASVHTEVWHLVVGKALIALANGLCVTAMMTSTATAVAAEDTGIATSLILVSRVLGYAVGGQLGGALLTAATPSGSEVAAESAYVTGFVIAGAVTSLALFVTRTLPKGVK; from the coding sequence ATGACCACCATCCTGGCTCCCCCGGTCCGCATCGGGAAGGCCGCTGTCGGATCCCTCGGCCTACTCGCGCTGTCCACCGGCGCCCTGGAGTCGGTGGTGTCACCGACGATCCCGCTTCTCGAACGCGAACTGGACATGAGCCAGTCCGAGGGGGCGCTGCTCAGCATCGTGCTCCTCATCACCGGCGCGCTCATCACCCCGTTGGCGGGCAAGTTCGGCGACCGCTACGGCGGGAAACGGGTGCTGATCCGGCTGATGGCGGTCGTCGCCGTCGGCGGCACCGTGTCCTCCCTCGCCCCGAACCTGCCCGTGCTGCTGCTCGGACAGGTGCTGCAGGGGGCGATGGTGGGGGCGCTGCCCCTGTCGTTCATCGTGGTGCGCAAGAACCTCCCCGCCGGAGCGTCGAAGGTCGCCATCGGGGTGGTCAGCGGCCTCTTCGTCGGGGGAGGGATGGTCGGCATGCTGTCGGCCGGGCCGGTGGCGGAACAGCTCTCCCGGCACTGGATGTTCGCGCTGCCCACGATCGCGGTCGTCGGGGCCACCCTGCTCGTGAACAGGCTCATGCCGTCCGATCCGCCGGGCGCCCCGGACGGCGGCGGCATCGACTGGCCCGGCCTGCTGCTCCTGAGCGGGATGCTGGTCACGCTCATGCTCGTACTCGCCCTGGCGCCCGAAGCCGGCTCGCACCCACTCGTACTCGGCGCCCTCGTCGTGCTGCTGGCCGCACTCGTCGCCGGCTGGGTGTCCGTCGAACGGCGGGCGGCCGCGCCGATGATCGACCTGCGGATGCTGGCCCGGCCCGCGATCTGGAAGGCGTGCGTGCTGACGTTCGTCATCTGTCTCGGCACCTCGATGGCGGTCTATCTCGTTCCGCAGCTGCTCGACGAGCGCGGCGACGGATACGGCTTCGGCGCGAGCGCCACCGAGATCGGCTTCTTCCTGCTGCCCGGCGCCGTCGCCGCGACGCTGGCCGGGCCGCTCGGCGGGCTCGGGGACCGGCGTTTCGGCTCGCGGGCCGTGGTCGTCACCGGGGCCGTCATGATGGCCGTCTCCCTGGTGGTCCTGGCGTCCGTGCACACCGAGGTCTGGCACCTCGTCGTCGGCAAGGCCCTGATAGCGCTGGCCAACGGCCTGTGCGTCACGGCGATGATGACCAGCACCGCCACGGCCGTCGCCGCCGAGGACACCGGCATCGCCACCAGCCTGATCCTGGTGAGCCGCGTACTCGGCTACGCCGTGGGCGGGCAGCTCGGCGGCGCGCTCCTCACCGCCGCCACCCCTTCCGGGTCGGAGGTCGCGGCCGAATCGGCCTACGTCACCGGCTTCGTCATCGCCGGCGCCGTCACGTCGCTGGCCCTCTTCGTCACCCGCACCCTGCCCAAAGGAGTCAAGTAA
- a CDS encoding ABC transporter ATP-binding protein produces the protein MRLRKGKRQNADHGPEVDNRPGAPAATPTLAVELRDVRRQYGRGAGTVHALAGVDLALPRGTFTAVMGPSGSGKSTFLQCAAGLDRPTAGSVFLGGTEITGMSENELTELRRSRLGFVFQAFNLLPSLTVEQNVLLPMRLAGQRQDRRQAQEVLARVGLADKAKRRPGELSGGQQQRVAVARALVTGPDVIFADEPTGALDTGTAAEVLGLLRNAVDALGATVVMVTHDPAAAAWADRVLFLADGAFADHLERGSAERIAARMAVLTSHASRAGAMAGAAA, from the coding sequence ATGAGGCTACGCAAGGGCAAGCGGCAGAACGCGGACCACGGGCCGGAGGTGGACAACCGGCCCGGGGCCCCGGCCGCCACGCCCACTCTCGCCGTCGAACTGCGCGACGTCCGACGGCAGTACGGCCGCGGGGCGGGCACGGTGCACGCCCTCGCGGGCGTCGACCTCGCCCTGCCGCGCGGCACGTTCACCGCGGTCATGGGCCCGTCCGGGTCCGGCAAGTCCACCTTCCTGCAGTGCGCCGCAGGGCTCGACCGGCCGACCGCGGGATCCGTGTTCCTCGGCGGCACGGAGATCACCGGCATGAGCGAGAACGAGCTGACCGAGCTGCGCCGCAGCCGCCTCGGCTTCGTCTTCCAGGCGTTCAACCTGCTGCCGTCGCTGACCGTCGAGCAGAACGTGCTGCTGCCGATGCGCCTGGCCGGACAGCGCCAGGACCGCCGTCAGGCGCAGGAGGTCCTCGCCCGGGTCGGGCTCGCCGACAAGGCGAAGCGCAGGCCCGGCGAGCTGTCCGGCGGCCAGCAGCAGCGGGTGGCCGTCGCCCGCGCCCTGGTCACCGGCCCCGACGTGATCTTCGCCGACGAGCCCACCGGCGCCCTCGACACCGGCACCGCCGCCGAGGTCCTCGGCCTGCTGCGGAACGCGGTGGACGCCCTCGGGGCCACCGTCGTCATGGTCACGCACGACCCGGCCGCGGCCGCCTGGGCCGACCGGGTGCTGTTCCTCGCCGACGGCGCCTTCGCCGACCACCTCGAACGCGGTTCGGCGGAGCGGATCGCGGCCCGCATGGCCGTGCTCACCTCGCACGCCTCCCGCGCCGGTGCGATGGCGGGAGCGGCGGCATGA
- the trhA gene encoding PAQR family membrane homeostasis protein TrhA produces MTASVPDAPRDPAAAGRGPVALSLPHPVKPKLRGWLHLGMFPAVLIAGLVLTALAESPEGRIACGIYVLTACLLFGVSALYHRGDWSPRMDGVLRRLDHANIFLIIAGTYTPLTMLLLPGAQGEWLLWGIWAAAAAGIVFRVFWVGAPRWLYTPCYLAMGWAAVFYLPEFMRAGGIAVLVLVIVGGLLYSVGGVIYGLKRPNPSPRWFGFHEVFHSFTLAAFIAHYVGISLVAY; encoded by the coding sequence ATGACTGCGTCCGTCCCCGACGCGCCCAGGGACCCGGCGGCCGCCGGCCGCGGCCCTGTCGCGCTTTCCCTCCCGCATCCGGTCAAGCCGAAGCTCCGCGGCTGGCTTCATCTCGGCATGTTCCCGGCCGTCCTGATCGCCGGGCTGGTGCTGACCGCGCTCGCCGAGTCCCCCGAAGGCCGCATCGCCTGCGGGATCTACGTCCTGACGGCCTGCCTGCTGTTCGGCGTCAGCGCGCTCTACCACCGGGGCGACTGGAGCCCCCGCATGGACGGCGTGCTGCGCCGCCTCGACCACGCCAACATCTTCCTGATCATCGCGGGCACCTACACCCCGCTCACGATGCTGCTGCTGCCCGGCGCCCAGGGCGAGTGGCTGCTGTGGGGCATCTGGGCCGCCGCCGCGGCCGGCATAGTCTTCCGCGTCTTCTGGGTCGGCGCCCCGCGCTGGCTCTACACCCCGTGCTACCTCGCCATGGGCTGGGCGGCCGTCTTCTACCTCCCCGAGTTCATGCGGGCCGGCGGCATCGCCGTCCTCGTCCTGGTGATCGTCGGCGGGCTGCTCTACAGCGTCGGCGGCGTGATCTACGGCCTCAAACGCCCCAACCCCTCACCGCGCTGGTTCGGCTTCCACGAGGTCTTCCACTCCTTCACCCTGGCCGCCTTCATCGCGCACTACGTGGGGATCTCGCTGGTCGCGTACTAG
- a CDS encoding FtsX-like permease family protein: protein MRRPNGLAREAVRFKPASFAGTFLALLMSALIVSACGILLETGLRAAVPPERYANAPVVAAADQNEYVVTGSGEDLEKEATPLPDTARMDAALAARAAEAPGAAAAVADFTFPVHATDTGTGTDSGTGSGSGSGSRARALPVAGGALTAHGWGSHTFTGTSLTSGSAPREGEVVLDAGTARAAHAAVGDTVVLETAAGRQDFRVAGVAEAGPGDTARTTEGGALTWFADTQAATLAGHPGKADAVVVLAERGTGTAALADAVQQALTGSGVQVRTGDDRGAVEDPGLGYAKVTLFGIGGSFGGIAAIVAVFTAAGTVALSVGQRAREFALLRAVGATPRQVRRAVACEALLVAPLAGIVGCLPGIGLAHWWFGQLQDRGAVPHAVDLHVSGFPLLAAVVMGLLTALGAGWAAGRRPARIKPGQALSEASLERLRPGPVRTLLGVGALVGGAILTGVSARSAGDDAAGAALGVVMLFMLAVGLLGPLVARLCAGLFGLPLRGAGPAAQLAAANSRTNARRLASAITPIVLAVAFSSTLVFMHTSETHAADRQLRAGVTADHVVTDPAGLPVDAADRAARVPGVEAAVGLLNTQVLVPTGSGEFKALQGAATQGVTGSGAELAEVQDLDVRDGGLDRLGEGRIAIDRTLATSADAGVGDRLPLYLPDGTEVSPEIVAVYERGLGLATVTMDRASLDGHVTSAFDSTLLVRGGSAKSLTDLGEVTDASGYATEQNLDARLGAWMNNTMAAVLGGFAAVAAVNTLVMTVLDRRRELGTLRLVGSTRRQVMTMLRWEGLLVAGVGLVLGSAIAAATLIPMMSGVTGDLPYVPPLTYGALAAAVGGLALLAVTLPARAALRRWS from the coding sequence ATGAGGCGCCCCAACGGACTCGCCCGCGAGGCCGTCCGCTTCAAGCCCGCGTCCTTCGCGGGGACCTTCCTCGCGCTGCTGATGTCCGCCCTGATCGTCTCGGCCTGCGGCATCCTGCTCGAGACCGGCCTGCGCGCCGCCGTGCCGCCGGAGCGGTACGCGAACGCGCCGGTCGTCGCGGCGGCGGACCAGAACGAGTACGTCGTCACCGGCAGCGGCGAGGACCTCGAGAAGGAGGCGACGCCGCTGCCCGACACGGCGCGGATGGACGCCGCCCTGGCGGCGAGGGCCGCCGAGGCGCCGGGTGCGGCCGCCGCCGTCGCGGACTTCACCTTCCCGGTGCACGCGACGGACACCGGCACCGGGACCGACTCCGGCACCGGCTCCGGCTCCGGCTCCGGCTCCCGCGCCCGTGCACTGCCCGTCGCGGGCGGTGCGCTCACCGCGCACGGATGGGGCTCGCACACCTTCACCGGCACCTCGCTGACCAGCGGCTCCGCACCCCGCGAGGGGGAGGTCGTCCTCGACGCGGGCACCGCCCGTGCCGCGCACGCCGCCGTCGGGGACACGGTCGTACTGGAGACCGCCGCCGGGCGGCAGGACTTCCGCGTCGCCGGTGTCGCCGAGGCCGGGCCCGGGGACACCGCCCGCACCACCGAGGGCGGCGCCCTGACCTGGTTCGCCGACACCCAGGCCGCCACCCTCGCCGGACACCCCGGCAAGGCCGACGCCGTGGTCGTGCTGGCCGAGCGGGGCACCGGGACCGCCGCCCTCGCCGACGCCGTGCAGCAGGCCCTCACCGGCTCCGGCGTCCAGGTCCGCACCGGCGACGACCGCGGCGCCGTCGAGGACCCGGGCCTCGGGTACGCCAAGGTGACGCTCTTCGGCATCGGCGGCTCCTTCGGCGGCATCGCGGCCATCGTCGCGGTCTTCACCGCCGCCGGGACCGTCGCCCTCTCGGTCGGTCAGCGGGCCCGCGAGTTCGCCCTGCTGCGCGCCGTCGGCGCCACCCCGCGGCAGGTCCGCCGCGCCGTCGCCTGCGAAGCACTGCTCGTCGCGCCGCTCGCCGGGATCGTCGGCTGCCTGCCCGGCATCGGGCTCGCCCACTGGTGGTTCGGCCAGCTCCAGGACCGGGGCGCCGTCCCGCACGCCGTGGACCTGCACGTCTCCGGGTTTCCGCTGCTCGCCGCCGTCGTCATGGGGCTCCTGACGGCGCTCGGCGCGGGCTGGGCGGCCGGACGCCGGCCCGCGAGGATCAAGCCGGGACAGGCGCTGTCCGAGGCGTCGCTGGAGCGGCTGCGGCCCGGACCGGTCCGTACCCTCCTCGGCGTCGGCGCCCTCGTCGGGGGCGCGATCCTCACCGGCGTGTCCGCCCGCTCCGCCGGGGACGACGCGGCGGGTGCCGCCCTCGGCGTCGTCATGCTCTTCATGCTCGCCGTCGGGCTGCTCGGCCCGCTGGTGGCCCGGCTGTGCGCCGGCCTGTTCGGCCTCCCGCTGCGCGGCGCGGGCCCGGCGGCCCAGCTCGCGGCCGCCAACTCCCGTACCAACGCCCGCCGTCTCGCCTCCGCGATCACTCCGATCGTGCTCGCCGTGGCGTTCTCCTCGACCCTCGTGTTCATGCACACCAGCGAGACCCACGCCGCCGACCGGCAACTGCGCGCGGGCGTCACCGCGGACCACGTGGTGACGGACCCGGCCGGGCTCCCGGTGGACGCGGCGGACCGCGCCGCCCGCGTGCCGGGCGTGGAGGCGGCCGTCGGACTGCTGAACACGCAGGTGCTCGTGCCGACCGGCTCCGGCGAGTTCAAGGCGCTCCAGGGCGCGGCCACCCAGGGCGTCACCGGTTCCGGCGCCGAACTGGCGGAGGTGCAGGACCTGGACGTGCGCGACGGCGGCCTCGACCGGCTGGGCGAGGGGCGCATCGCCATCGACAGGACCCTGGCGACCTCGGCGGACGCCGGCGTCGGCGACCGGCTCCCGCTCTACCTCCCCGACGGCACGGAGGTCAGCCCCGAGATCGTCGCGGTCTACGAGCGCGGCCTCGGACTGGCCACGGTCACCATGGACCGGGCGTCCCTGGACGGGCACGTCACCTCGGCCTTCGACAGCACGCTGCTGGTACGGGGCGGCTCGGCGAAGTCCCTCACCGACCTGGGCGAGGTCACCGACGCCTCCGGCTACGCCACCGAGCAGAACCTCGACGCGAGGCTCGGCGCCTGGATGAACAACACGATGGCCGCGGTACTCGGCGGATTCGCCGCCGTCGCGGCGGTCAACACCCTGGTCATGACGGTCCTGGACCGCCGCCGCGAGCTGGGCACGCTGCGCCTGGTGGGCTCCACCCGGCGTCAGGTGATGACGATGCTCCGCTGGGAGGGCCTGCTGGTCGCCGGGGTGGGGCTGGTCCTCGGCTCCGCGATCGCCGCGGCCACGCTCATCCCCATGATGAGCGGCGTCACCGGCGACCTGCCGTACGTACCGCCGCTGACGTACGGGGCCCTCGCGGCCGCCGTCGGCGGCCTGGCACTCCTCGCGGTCACGCTGCCGGCCCGGGCCGCGCTGCGCCGCTGGTCCTAG
- a CDS encoding response regulator codes for MTTRVIIVDDQAMVRAGFAALLAAQSDIDVVGEAPDGAQGVELSRRTHPDVVLMDVRMPEMDGLEAARRLLDPPTGVTHRPRVLMLTTFDVDDYVYEALRAGASGFLLKDAPPADLIAAVRVVASGDALLAPSVTRRLIADFAKQRPAGRGRPALRLKGLTERETEVLTLVARGQSNGEIARTLVLAEQTVKTHVSRVLTKLGLRDRAQAVVFAYESGLVAPGE; via the coding sequence GTGACAACGCGTGTCATCATCGTCGACGACCAGGCCATGGTGCGGGCCGGCTTCGCCGCGCTGCTGGCCGCCCAGAGCGACATCGACGTGGTGGGCGAGGCCCCCGACGGCGCCCAGGGTGTCGAACTGAGCCGCCGTACCCATCCGGACGTCGTGCTGATGGACGTCCGGATGCCCGAGATGGACGGCCTGGAGGCCGCGCGCCGCCTCCTTGACCCGCCGACGGGCGTGACCCACCGGCCGCGGGTCCTGATGCTCACCACCTTCGACGTCGACGACTACGTCTACGAGGCGCTCCGGGCGGGCGCGAGCGGCTTCCTGCTCAAGGACGCGCCGCCGGCCGACCTCATCGCGGCGGTCCGCGTCGTGGCCTCGGGCGACGCGCTGCTCGCCCCCTCCGTGACGCGCCGCCTCATCGCGGACTTCGCCAAGCAGCGCCCCGCCGGCCGGGGCAGGCCCGCGCTGCGGCTCAAGGGCCTCACGGAACGCGAGACCGAGGTCCTCACCCTGGTCGCCCGCGGTCAGTCGAACGGGGAGATCGCGCGGACGCTGGTACTGGCCGAGCAGACCGTGAAGACGCACGTCAGCCGCGTCCTCACCAAGCTCGGCCTGCGCGATCGCGCCCAGGCGGTGGTCTTCGCCTACGAGTCGGGGCTGGTGGCTCCCGGCGAGTAG
- a CDS encoding thioredoxin domain-containing protein encodes MNRLADEQSPYLLQHASNPVDWWPWGEEAMEEARRRDVPVLLSVGYASCHWCHVMAHESFEDGPTAEFLNSHFVPVKVDREERPDVDAVYMEAVQAATGQGGWPMTVFLTPDAEPFYFGTYFPPEPRHGMPSFRQVLQGVQQAWGERRGEVAEVAGKIVRDLAGREISFGDAEPPGEEQLGQALLGLTREYDAQRGGFGGAPKFPPSMVVEFLLRHHARTGAEGALQMARDTCERMARGGIYDQLGGGFARYSVDRDWVVPHFEKMLYDNALLCRVYAHLWRATGSDLARRVALETADFMVRELRTAEGGFASALDADSDDGTGRHVEGAYYVWTPAQLTEVLGAEDAELAAQYFGVTAEGTFELGASVLQLPQQEGVFEADRIASVRERLLAAREGRPAPGRDDKVVAAWNGLAIAALAETGAYFERPDLVEAAVAAADLLVRLHLDAHVRLTRTSKDGRAGANAGVLEDYADVAEGFLALASVTGEGVWLDFAGFLLDHVLTRFTDGSGSLYDTAADAERLIRRPQDPTDNATPSGWSAAAGALLSYAAHTGSEPHRTAAERALGVVKALGPRVPRFVGWGLATAEALLDGPREVAVVGPAPADGAVRGLHRTALLGTAPGAVVAFGAEGSDEFPLLAGRPLVGGEPAAYVCRNFTCDAPTTDPQRLRAALND; translated from the coding sequence ATGAACCGACTTGCCGACGAGCAGTCGCCCTACCTGCTCCAACACGCCTCCAATCCGGTGGACTGGTGGCCGTGGGGCGAGGAGGCGATGGAAGAAGCCAGGCGGCGGGACGTGCCGGTGCTGCTCAGCGTCGGGTACGCGAGTTGCCACTGGTGCCACGTCATGGCGCACGAGTCGTTCGAGGACGGGCCCACCGCCGAGTTCCTCAACTCGCACTTCGTGCCCGTCAAGGTCGACCGCGAGGAGCGGCCCGACGTCGACGCCGTCTACATGGAGGCCGTGCAGGCGGCGACCGGGCAGGGCGGCTGGCCCATGACCGTGTTCCTCACGCCGGACGCCGAGCCCTTCTACTTCGGCACCTACTTCCCGCCCGAGCCCCGGCACGGCATGCCCTCCTTCCGGCAGGTGCTGCAGGGCGTCCAGCAGGCCTGGGGGGAGCGGCGCGGTGAGGTCGCCGAGGTCGCCGGGAAGATCGTCCGGGATCTCGCCGGGCGGGAGATCTCCTTCGGCGACGCCGAGCCGCCCGGTGAGGAGCAGCTCGGGCAGGCGCTGCTCGGGCTGACCCGGGAGTACGACGCGCAGCGCGGCGGGTTCGGCGGGGCGCCGAAGTTCCCGCCGTCCATGGTCGTCGAGTTCCTGCTCCGCCACCACGCCCGCACCGGAGCCGAGGGCGCGCTCCAGATGGCCCGCGACACCTGTGAGCGGATGGCCCGCGGCGGCATCTACGACCAGCTGGGCGGAGGCTTCGCCCGTTACTCCGTGGACCGCGACTGGGTCGTGCCGCACTTCGAGAAGATGCTGTACGACAACGCCCTGCTGTGCCGCGTCTACGCCCACCTCTGGCGGGCCACCGGCTCGGACCTCGCCCGCCGGGTCGCGCTGGAGACCGCCGACTTCATGGTGCGGGAACTGCGCACCGCCGAGGGCGGGTTCGCCTCCGCCCTGGACGCGGACAGCGACGACGGCACGGGCCGGCACGTCGAGGGCGCCTACTACGTGTGGACGCCCGCGCAGCTCACCGAGGTCCTCGGTGCCGAGGACGCGGAACTGGCCGCGCAGTACTTCGGCGTGACCGCGGAGGGCACCTTCGAGCTCGGCGCCTCCGTGCTGCAACTGCCGCAGCAGGAGGGCGTGTTCGAAGCGGACCGGATCGCGTCGGTCCGGGAGCGGCTGCTGGCCGCCCGGGAGGGGCGCCCCGCTCCGGGCCGGGACGACAAGGTGGTCGCCGCCTGGAACGGCCTGGCGATCGCCGCGCTCGCCGAGACCGGCGCCTACTTCGAGCGCCCCGACCTGGTGGAGGCCGCCGTCGCCGCCGCCGACCTGCTGGTGCGGCTGCACCTCGACGCGCACGTCCGGCTCACCCGCACCAGCAAGGACGGCCGGGCCGGTGCCAACGCCGGGGTGCTGGAGGACTACGCCGACGTGGCGGAGGGCTTCCTCGCGCTGGCGTCCGTCACCGGGGAGGGCGTCTGGCTGGACTTCGCCGGTTTCCTGCTCGACCACGTCCTGACCCGGTTCACCGACGGGTCCGGCTCGCTGTACGACACCGCGGCCGACGCCGAGCGGCTGATCCGCCGCCCGCAGGACCCCACCGACAACGCCACCCCGTCCGGCTGGAGCGCCGCCGCGGGCGCCCTGCTGTCCTACGCCGCCCACACCGGCTCCGAGCCGCACCGCACCGCCGCCGAGCGCGCCCTCGGGGTGGTGAAGGCGCTCGGCCCGCGGGTCCCGCGGTTCGTCGGCTGGGGTCTGGCCACCGCGGAGGCGCTGCTCGACGGTCCCCGCGAGGTCGCCGTCGTCGGACCGGCGCCGGCCGACGGTGCCGTGCGGGGGCTGCACCGTACGGCGCTGCTGGGAACGGCGCCCGGAGCGGTCGTCGCCTTCGGCGCCGAGGGGAGCGACGAGTTCCCGTTGCTCGCCGGCCGCCCCCTGGTGGGCGGGGAGCCGGCCGCGTACGTCTGCCGGAACTTCACCTGCGACGCGCCGACGACCGATCCGCAGCGGCTCCGCGCCGCCCTGAACGACTGA
- a CDS encoding FAD-dependent monooxygenase, which translates to MTRTDQSTPLSGTPGRTALISGASIAGPALAYWLNRYGYAVTVVEKAPTLRGGGYPVDVRGTALEVVRRMGILPRLRDAHIDLRRLTFLDADGGEVASLHPHAVTGGVAGRDLEVRRGDLTDALHQAVRDDVEFLFNDSVDTLDQTGHGVDVTFRGGGSRTFDLVVGADGTHSRTRETLFGPEERFHHYLGYCFAVFTLRNTLGLSHETVMWNAPGRAAALYAVGDDDEVHAFLNFARPEPPTAAFRDPDAQRALVAETFADAGWEVPGMLAALREAEDLFFDGVGQIRMPRWSSRRVALVGDAAYAPSFLTGQGTSLALVGAYMLAGHLADRDHAEGFAAYERDTREFVTANQGLVGRGGATLFPTTARDLERRNARLRTLSTIPAPQGRPAHSALTLPDFTTPR; encoded by the coding sequence ATGACCCGCACCGACCAGTCGACGCCCCTGAGCGGCACACCGGGGCGCACGGCCTTGATATCCGGGGCCAGCATCGCGGGCCCCGCCCTCGCGTACTGGCTCAACCGCTACGGATACGCGGTCACGGTCGTGGAGAAGGCGCCCACCCTGCGCGGGGGCGGCTACCCCGTCGACGTACGCGGCACCGCGCTGGAGGTCGTCCGGCGGATGGGGATCCTGCCGCGGCTGCGGGACGCGCACATCGACCTGCGGCGGCTGACCTTCCTCGACGCGGACGGCGGCGAGGTGGCCTCGCTGCACCCGCACGCCGTCACCGGCGGGGTCGCGGGCCGGGACCTGGAGGTGCGGCGCGGGGACCTCACCGACGCGCTCCACCAGGCGGTCCGCGACGACGTGGAGTTCCTGTTCAACGACTCCGTCGACACCCTCGACCAGACCGGGCACGGGGTCGACGTCACCTTCCGCGGGGGCGGCAGCCGTACGTTCGACCTGGTGGTCGGCGCGGACGGCACGCATTCGCGTACCCGGGAGACGCTGTTCGGCCCCGAAGAGCGGTTCCACCACTACCTCGGCTACTGCTTCGCCGTGTTCACCCTGCGCAACACCCTCGGCCTCTCCCACGAGACCGTGATGTGGAACGCCCCGGGCCGGGCCGCCGCGCTCTACGCCGTCGGGGACGACGACGAGGTGCACGCCTTCCTGAACTTCGCCCGACCGGAACCCCCAACCGCCGCGTTCAGGGACCCGGACGCCCAACGCGCCCTGGTCGCCGAGACCTTCGCCGACGCGGGGTGGGAGGTTCCGGGCATGCTGGCCGCCCTGCGCGAGGCGGAGGACCTGTTCTTCGACGGGGTCGGCCAGATCCGCATGCCCCGCTGGTCCAGCCGCAGGGTCGCGCTGGTCGGCGACGCCGCGTACGCGCCCTCGTTCCTCACCGGACAGGGCACCAGCCTCGCCCTCGTCGGCGCCTACATGCTCGCCGGCCACCTCGCGGACCGGGACCACGCCGAGGGCTTCGCCGCCTACGAACGCGACACCCGGGAGTTCGTGACCGCGAACCAGGGCCTGGTCGGCCGGGGCGGCGCCACCCTCTTCCCGACCACCGCCCGGGACCTGGAGCGCCGCAACGCCCGGCTGCGCACCCTGAGCACCATCCCCGCCCCCCAGGGCCGGCCGGCCCACTCCGCCCTCACCCTGCCCGACTTCACGACCCCGAGGTGA